A region of the Vibrio chagasii genome:
CTTCAGCGTAATGAGCTTGTGTACTACTTGGTAATTCAGCCCAGCGAACATTCAGTGAAGCGTTATCATCAATCACCGTTTGGCTGGTTGATAATACTGCGCCCGCCTTTGCTCGATAATTTTGAACATCACGACGCGCTGCTGGCGATGTGATCCATTGGCTCTGACCATTTGCTAGTGCCGTTTGCCCATCGAGGCTAGCTGCCATCTTAAGCTGAACAAAAGGCATGCCTGTTTGCATACGCTTAATAAATGCTGGGTTCAAGTCTAAAGCATCTTGCTCCAGTAAACCGATTTCAACCTCAATGCCTGCATCACGCAGCATTTTGATGCCACGTCCAGCGACTTTCGGGTTTGGATCCTGCATCGCGCAAATGACTTTAGCCACTTGAGCTTTAATCAAGCCCTCGGCACACGGTGGTGTACGACCATAATGAGAACAAGGCTCTAGTGTGACATAAACCGTCGCACCTTTTGCCTTATCACCCGCCATTCGCATGGCATGTACTTCAGCGTGAGGTTCACCCGCTTTGGCGTGAAAGCCTTCACCAACAATTTGTCCATCGGTTTGTACAATCACACAACCGACATTTGGGTTTGGCGCAGTGGTGTAAATGCCGCGTTTCGCTAAATGTATAGCACGCGACATCATTTGAAAATCTAGGGGAGAAAAGTTAGACATGACTGAGGGATTAATCCTCTAATTTAGCGATTTCTTCGCCAAACTCTCGAATGTCTTCAAAGCTGCGGTAAACAGAGGCAAAACGGATGTACGCGACTTTGTCTAATTCTTTTAATTGGCTCATGACTAGGTTGCCAATCATTTCGCTTGGAACTTCACGCTCACCTGTTGCACGGAGTTGTGACTTAATA
Encoded here:
- the ribD gene encoding bifunctional diaminohydroxyphosphoribosylaminopyrimidine deaminase/5-amino-6-(5-phosphoribosylamino)uracil reductase RibD; the encoded protein is MMSRAIHLAKRGIYTTAPNPNVGCVIVQTDGQIVGEGFHAKAGEPHAEVHAMRMAGDKAKGATVYVTLEPCSHYGRTPPCAEGLIKAQVAKVICAMQDPNPKVAGRGIKMLRDAGIEVEIGLLEQDALDLNPAFIKRMQTGMPFVQLKMAASLDGQTALANGQSQWITSPAARRDVQNYRAKAGAVLSTSQTVIDDNASLNVRWAELPSSTQAHYAEADVRQPVRVILDRQNQLRPELKLYQSPTPVLRVAEASADVEIGTTETGQLDLHELMCQLPANHIDHIWVEAGATLAKSLIEAQLVDELILYLAPKLMGSDGRGLMGALGLTSMSDVIDLEIKDVRQVGVDIRIVAKPISK